A section of the Hevea brasiliensis isolate MT/VB/25A 57/8 chromosome 17, ASM3005281v1, whole genome shotgun sequence genome encodes:
- the LOC110646251 gene encoding uncharacterized protein LOC110646251 isoform X1, protein MATDSLTYQFIICRKILLIVFLFYTLHLIASGNLNHIQQNKMILGAWVHQELEQQMPSSDIPSKILCQVIKIDLQDMQQQTPCQQLIAKDLHGNEWNFQHVNQRCKHQLEHPVAESQKKERTILVIFLEVN, encoded by the exons ATGGCCACTGATTCGTTGACTTATCAATTCATCATCT GCAGGAAGATACTATTGATAGTTTTTCTCTTTTACACTCTGCATCTCATTGCTTCAGGAAATTTGAATCATATACAGCAGAACAAAATGATT CTTGGAGCTTGGGTGCATCAGGAGTTAGAACAGCAGATGCCCTCATCTGATATTCCATCCAAAATTCTTTGTCAAGTGATCAAAATTGATCTTCAG GATATGCAGCAACAGACACCTTGTCAACAATTGATTGCAAAAGATCTGCACGGCAACGAGTGGAATTTCCAACATGTTAATCAGA GGTGTAAACATCAACTTGAACACCCAGTTGCAGAAAGTCAGAAGAAGGAAAGAAcaattttagtaatatttttaGAGGTTAATtag
- the LOC110646251 gene encoding uncharacterized protein LOC110646251 isoform X2, translating into MATDSLTYQFIICRKILLIVFLFYTLHLIASGNLNHIQQNKMILGAWVHQELEQQMPSSDIPSKILCQVIKIDLQDMQQQTPCQQLIAKDLHGNEWNFQHVNQSLECPKRWSCGHSGFR; encoded by the exons ATGGCCACTGATTCGTTGACTTATCAATTCATCATCT GCAGGAAGATACTATTGATAGTTTTTCTCTTTTACACTCTGCATCTCATTGCTTCAGGAAATTTGAATCATATACAGCAGAACAAAATGATT CTTGGAGCTTGGGTGCATCAGGAGTTAGAACAGCAGATGCCCTCATCTGATATTCCATCCAAAATTCTTTGTCAAGTGATCAAAATTGATCTTCAG GATATGCAGCAACAGACACCTTGTCAACAATTGATTGCAAAAGATCTGCACGGCAACGAGTGGAATTTCCAACATGTTAATCAGA GCCTGGAATGCCCAAAACGGTGGAGCTGTGGCCATTCTGGTTTTAGATGA